The following is a genomic window from Manihot esculenta cultivar AM560-2 chromosome 9, M.esculenta_v8, whole genome shotgun sequence.
TAGGCAGGAGTACCATATTTGGCTCCTCTATCTCAGGAACAACAATTTTGATGATCTTCTATACAACCATCACAGTTATGCAGTCTTATTCCACTCTGGAAATGACCAAAGCCAGTTTTAAACATAGCTCCAGAAAGAACGGTGCAAAGCTAAAAGAATTCTCCATAGGAAACTTTAAAGATGATCACATATTGCCTTTGTAAAATCAGTTGTCGATGAAGTGCCACCTAGGTCTGCAGTTCGGTATTTACCCTCAGCAATGGTGTTAAGGATAGCGTCCTGAATCTTATCAGCCCTGTCATTGAGCTCTAAATGGCGCAACATTGAAACAGCACTTAACATCAAGGCCGTGGGATTCGCCAAATTCTATTCAAATTCAACCACAGAAGAAGTTAAGGAGCAACTATATATGTTGGCAAACAAACAGTAAGAGCTTGTTTGATACTAATGAATTCCATCTTCCCATTCAGAAATTATAAACGATGTTTAAATGAAATGtataaagtttttttaattaaggtAATGGAAAGAAAGATATTAAAGTATCCTAAATGCATTTGAAACCTCCAAAAACCTTATATTTCTTAAAGGAACTCACTCCCATACAAAGCTATTACTTCAAAAACCAATGCCTTAACTTCAAAAACTTCCTCCAAAAAGTAAATACAATCTATTTGTAGTTGCAAACTTTCAACTTAATAGCatctccaccatcagcagactGCAACAAGGCACAGATGGTTCCCCAAAAATCTATTGGACATTCAAGGTCCTCATAATAACCAATGGAACAGCTATTGGTCAGTGCTAAAAGAGCTTCAACAtgctataatttatatttttctctagGTCCTCAAAAGTGCACATGCTATGTCCACTAGTTCCAGCACATCAGCAAATCTTCAAAAGCTTCAATGTTCATTTTTCCCCAAAAACACGTACATACAAGCACATGTTCAGTGTTGCCAGCTCATCTAAATGAAACTTCTAGTCCAAGAGTCCAAGGTTTGATGAAAACAAGACATGTTGGATTTACTACACACATGATGAAACAAATTAAGTATATGGGGTTTGCATCGGCCCAGAAAATGCAGAAATTCTTCTTGTGCTTTAAAACTATCATCAGGTACCTAATCTATTGTTACTATTAAAAACTAAGGCAGACAGCTGTAGAAGCTAACCTTCCCAGCAATATCAGGTGCTGAACCATGCACAGCTTCAGCAAGACAAATGCCTCCTTCACCAATATTGCAGCTGTAAAACATGTCAAAGCTGTTAGATGACTCAGATATACGCTAGCAGGAATGAAATATCATCTTTTGGTACCTTGGTGTTAAGTCCAAACCACCAACCAATCCTGCACAAAGGTCACTTATAATGTCACCATAGAGGTTAGGCATCACCAGTACATCAAAACAGGCTGGATTCTTTACAAGCTGTACAGTGTACAGAGAAACAAGTAACCAGATAAGCTTTTAAGCAGCTTCCCAACCCCACCCCTAAAATAGAGAGAAAGAAGGGGAAGAGTCATCTTCTTCACCTATATGCTAATAATTATACCTGGGAAGGTGTAAAGATGAGGGAAGAGGAATAGGAGGAAGGGGGAGACTGCTCCCATTTAGTCGGGAAAGAAGGTGAAAGTGACATGGCATGAAAATGAGGTGAAGGACATTGCATTTAATTCTTCCATTGGAAACAATTAAGAACATTATGGTAATTTaatcaaagaaaataattattctcCACATATCTTTCCTCATCTCACCCCctcttttttccttcttttcctAAACAAGAATAGAGAATATTATTGTCCCCCTAGCTCTCTGTCCCTCCATTTGGTCTCCCCTCCTTTCCTTTCCCCTCTTGGTTTCTTCCCAAAACAAAAAGAGTCAAATAGACAAAAAATTCAAAGAGAGGGATTTAATACCAGCATACAGCAGTTGTCAATAACAACTTCCTCATATATTATCTCACGGTACTTCTCTGCAACCTCACGGCAGCACTGCAAATGAATTAAACAACTTAATGTCCACATACTTGGGTACATTGTCCTGCAGTCTTAGATGTAAAAGGAATTTACAACTGACAACTGTCATTACCTTAAGAAACAGACCATCTGTTTTCTGCATAATGTTTGCCTTGTGAATTGCAGAcactttctcttgaccatgggtCTTTGCATAGTGAAAAGCATATTCAGCCACCCTTAAACTTGCCTGACGAGTAATGATTTTGAGACTTTCAACAACACCTCACCACctatcataaaaatttaacgCTGCCTTAAATTCATACCTTCTATGTGTAGCTATTGCACATCACATTCTATTGAAAGAAACTTACTTGATGTTCAAGTCCACAGTATTCCCCTTCCATATTTTCACGAATAGTAATAagattcacatcatcataccgGGTTTTATAGCCTGGAAGGCTGTTGCAAGGCCTGACATTGGCATACAAATTAAGTTCTTTCCTCAGAGTGAGATTCAGAGAACGATGGCCTTTGCCAATTGGAGTGGCCATTGGACCTTTCAAACCTACTTTATTTCGTCTAACTGACTCCAAACTTTCCCATGTTAGGAAACTCTGGGTTCTAGGATCTATTTCAGTCCCAACATAGTGCTCTTCCCACTCAATTGGCACCTCAGCCACTTTAAATACCTGTCATgattaaaatgataataaataacCATATAACTACAGGTACATGAAGGAAAACAAGATATGCAAATCTAGGgaagataattttaaaatgattacTGCAAACCAACACATTCAGATATCAGAAATTCCCATCAAAATGGCACTATCATCATGAATGCACACTATTCTCATGACAAGAATACACTTGATGGTATTTCCCCTTAATCCTATGTGAAGTAGGTACAAAACCCCATCTCAACAATACTGATTGAAACCTATGCTCAGTATCCAAAATTATATTTGCAACTAAGTCACGGCAAACGAAACTAGTTTCCAAAATGACCGAATGTTACCTAATTGATGATGGTCTCCTCAAAAAAAGGTGCTCTACTCGATAGATTGAGCTATGGTTTTCATAATTGAGTCTACCCAAACTCACTAAAATGCATTTTGAGCTTGCACCACTGTCTATTTATGTTTATCAGGCCCCCTCAGCACATGCTTCAGAAGATATTCAGTAAAGAAAAATGGTCAAAAACACAGAAAACATCAAAAGTAAGCTTTGCATGTAATTGCATAATCCCACCGCAAGCATAAGAAAACACAGAAACTAGAATGCACCGAAGAAGCCCGAACATCCGGAATGCTTACATTTCCATATAGGAAGCTTCAAATGTCAACTGAACGTGAAGACTAGATTTAATTTAGCACAATTATGTATATTATACAGCAAAGGAACTAAAATTAAAGACCATATAGTTTttcaaaaattcataaaatcaaaaaaatcaaatatgatTGCATCTAAAAGAATGGAGTCGCATTAACAGCCAACTAAAGCAATGAAGAAGTGCACATGAAGACCGACAATCTCATCATCATTCACATAGAAAATATTTCCAAGAAAAGAAACGCAGCTAAAAAATTCTTTCGAATCGATAACCAGCTATAAGCTCAGAACATGAGCAAAAGCAGTTGCATCAGCACGGAAAGCAGGAGGTTGCATAAATTGTAAGTCCAAAGATTCAGTAGCAATTTCGCatggaagagaaagagaaagatacCTGTTTGACGGACTCGGCGATTTCGGGGCCGATACCATCACCGGGAAAGAGAGTGGCTTTGATCGGAGCTGTGGCGGAGGAGAATGCCCTGGCTGCCGAAGCTAATAGGGAATAATTACGGGCAGTAACGGGGTTGGTGGCGGTGGATGAGAGGGTCTGGGAGGAGCGGCTTCCTAGAGCAAGTCTGAGGAGCTGAGAAGCCATGATCTTTCTGGTTCGTTGCCTACGATTGAAAAGTACAGCAGAACATAAGGCAGACTTCTTAGAACATTGAGTAATTATAaggtaaaattattatttaaaattattatttagttcattagtttcataaaatttattattaaatcatttaattttaaaaaatatattaaaatatttttaaaattttttaaaatttattgattaatttaactattaattttaataattaaatattataaaaagtgtTTAAAATATCCTAATATAAGATCTAATTaatatacatttttataaaattaataaatttttctaaaatatttataattaaaataataaaataattaataaataaatttttaaaagttcagaaatgtactaataaattttttaaaattaattaattattttttttaaattacaaaaattaaataattaatttttttaataataataataataaatcaactaaatatgtgaaatttatttctgatttaaatttatttcaaaattattattaaaaattaaactaatttaaataaaactaaataaattaagaagaaattaacttaaaatttgAATAAGTGCTTTACTGCGGTTTTATTGGCTTCCTTTTATAGATTGTTTAGCTattgttgtttattttattcaatttatttcttcCACTTTATACTACTGTCAGGGCAATGGAAACGTTGATTTGAGATTGTGATATACTATTCTATTCATTTCTCTAATAGATCATTTTCCTTAGCATATTGTATTTGATGTTCTGATATTCAAAGAGAATAAGATTTACGGTGTGTATAAGTTTGGTCAAGATCACGTCACTCTACTACAGTACCATATGTTCATATCAAACACAGAAGTGAGCAGTATtcagtttaaatcgaaaaaatcgaccgaatcgaattaatctcaaaatttaattcgattttttattcaattcggttcggttcgatttttaattttaaaaattttgattatttcgattcggttttgatcagaaaaaaattaaaaaaatcgaaccgaaccgattagtgataataatatgttattttcaataatatagagaaattaaattatattaagattaaaatattttaattaaattttaaaatattaaaaataaagtgtaaaaaataaaaaatttattaaaaatcaaaaccgatcaaactgaactgaatcgaaccgaatcagaccggctcggttcgattcaatttttaatcaaaatcggtttggttcggtttttataaatactaaaatttcagttttcggtttattcggttcggttcggttttgaactgaaccgaccgaatgctcacccctaatcaaACAGATTCGTACGTATGGATGTACCAGCGTATTTATCTTTGTCAGGCGGTCATTTAATTCCTCTCTGGCATGCATGCTGATAGGGCTGTGAGGTagctggtgtaatacccggctagactccagtatccgaattcctaccgtcaggtggaatctcggatgtcggagacctctagaatggtaaaaccatgttttcttaaaatgttttgatgtattttatggtttttaatgaaaataaattcaagttttgagtggagaaggctttggagactttgccaggttcggccgccgaaagtcatgttcggccgccgaacgtggggaggttttgggagcgctttaggcctccgaaagccttgtttaaatcagccaaggttcggccgccgaacctcatgttcggccgccgaacctcatgttcggccgccgaacttgcatgcgctgcgggggcacgttaggccgccgaaaggtggcaaggacagccctataaaaggaccccatggccgaaacgggcaagcttttcttcccgttttcgaccaaggtgagttctccaccgcccctcctctgttttgagcttctcccttcgagttttcatgtttttcttatgagttttcaccttgttttgaagattttcgagtttaaagcaagttttggagctttgaggttcaagaactcaaatctctcccatcttcgagctagggtcgttttcctctcgatcttcaagaggtaagggccgatcttgagctcactacatgtttttatcaagttttaagttgattcttgaagtagaaatgcatgtataggattttatgagtttttgggttttgttGGATTATGGgaaatgtatgttggttttgtgttgttgttgtgtgttgtagttggggcttaaggtagtttgaagcccctaggagccaatgtatgtatatttgcatgatttgaatgagttatatgcatgttggaatgggaaggagaggtttttgtgcaaagggaaccaagtttctgccttttggcagaaaccaggttcggcagccgaaggactttcggccgccgaacctgcctgggaggcaggcctttcggctgctgaagttgcccccgaaaagagactttcgtctctgtctgggactttcggccgccgaaggtgccgtcgaacctgcctgggtttcggctctggagggactttcagctgccgaaggtgccgccgaacctgccctgttcagccttcctttgcatgtttttgcatgattgttttgagatgttttagggggtttttgggggatgtttttagagttatgttctagttgtttggtccctcatttgagtctacctgtgtaggttcggacccgaggaaccgaggaccccagcagtgagttcagctgctccagtgtctagtcagagctac
Proteins encoded in this region:
- the LOC110622325 gene encoding isocitrate dehydrogenase [NAD] catalytic subunit 5, mitochondrial → MASQLLRLALGSRSSQTLSSTATNPVTARNYSLLASAARAFSSATAPIKATLFPGDGIGPEIAESVKQVFKVAEVPIEWEEHYVGTEIDPRTQSFLTWESLESVRRNKVGLKGPMATPIGKGHRSLNLTLRKELNLYANVRPCNSLPGYKTRYDDVNLITIRENMEGEYCGLEHQVSVVESLKIITRQASLRVAEYAFHYAKTHGQEKVSAIHKANIMQKTDGLFLKCCREVAEKYREIIYEEVVIDNCCMLLVKNPACFDVLVMPNLYGDIISDLCAGLVGGLDLTPSCNIGEGGICLAEAVHGSAPDIAGKNLANPTALMLSAVSMLRHLELNDRADKIQDAILNTIAEGKYRTADLGGTSSTTDFTKAICDHL